From Scytonema millei VB511283:
CCGGGGAGGCTTGCGGGTTGGCGATATTATTTCCCGCATCTACGAACAGCCGCTAGCGATTTTAGCGACTTCATCTTATGTGGGTGCAGGTAAGCAAGAAAGAGGTAGTCTAGTTGTCTCTCGTTACTTAACCATGACAACAGATAAATTAGGTTCTCGCATCCTCTTAGTTGACGATTTGGTTGACTCTGGCGCAACGTTACAGCAGACTATCCCTTGGTTGCAAGAGCAGTTTGCTACGGAAGTTGAAGAAATTCGTACCGCTGTTTTGTGGTACAAAGGCTGTTCTGCGTTTGTCCCAGATTATTACGTCGATTATCTACCCGATAGTCCCTGGATTCACCAACCGTTTGAGCCATATGAAAAGATGAATATTGCGGAACTAGCTGCATCGCATCAGGAGGCGGGAGTCGGGTAGAGGCGGATGTTGCCCACAAGTTAAGAATTTGGCGTACAGGAACAGAGAGAATATTGTAATTGCTTGCGAGCAGATAATGTGCGAAACCGCCAGATAAACGCAATAGATGCGATCGCCAGCCCAATTGATTGCCCAATCCACAATCCTACACCACCTAAGCCAAATTGGAACCCTAGCAGACAACCGCTCGTTAAACCAGCTCCCCAGTAAGCTAAAAAGCCTAGTAACATTGGAACGCGAGTATCTTGCAATCCTTGCAGCGCGCCATTAGCAGTTCTTTGCACTCCATC
This genomic window contains:
- a CDS encoding phosphoribosyltransferase, which gives rise to MSDLYVSWSDYHRTIEKLAVQVYQSQWQFNQIVCLARGGLRVGDIISRIYEQPLAILATSSYVGAGKQERGSLVVSRYLTMTTDKLGSRILLVDDLVDSGATLQQTIPWLQEQFATEVEEIRTAVLWYKGCSAFVPDYYVDYLPDSPWIHQPFEPYEKMNIAELAASHQEAGVG